The following are encoded together in the Candidatus Woesebacteria bacterium genome:
- a CDS encoding magnesium transporter, whose product MNSRKLQTKKKLRLPNGAVGKDITTKIPVVDSNMTIGEIRNKLSEFTQNTDSVDYIYVNNINSQLAGVISIKELFQNDPAKKVKDIMITDLVVSHPKINKGKVAHMAIKHNIKAVPIVDTTNHLVGVLTNDKVLAILYNQYRNSFHHFAGVVSIGDKYQTILDYGIFKNIISRLPWILVGLIGGIFSAQVIGFFEHTLSANVVLAIFIPLVVYIGNAVGAQTQTFLVRDLAFSPKLTILPYFAKQLVSSTCIGLICGTLIWLVIATFWKLSFIGIVVGLASFVAISVSTIVAVLIPYLLFKLNQEPASGSGPFATILQDLLSVSIYFGVASVFL is encoded by the coding sequence ATGAATTCACGTAAATTACAAACCAAGAAGAAACTTCGCCTGCCCAACGGAGCCGTCGGCAAAGACATTACAACCAAAATACCGGTAGTTGATAGCAACATGACAATTGGAGAAATAAGAAACAAGCTGTCAGAATTTACCCAAAACACAGACAGTGTCGATTATATTTACGTAAATAATATAAACAGTCAGTTAGCCGGTGTAATTTCCATAAAAGAATTATTCCAAAACGACCCCGCCAAAAAGGTCAAAGACATTATGATAACGGATCTGGTCGTTAGTCATCCAAAAATAAACAAAGGAAAAGTTGCGCACATGGCAATAAAACATAACATCAAAGCCGTTCCCATTGTCGATACTACCAATCACCTTGTGGGTGTACTCACGAACGATAAAGTGTTGGCAATTCTTTACAATCAATACAGGAACAGCTTTCATCATTTCGCAGGAGTCGTTTCAATTGGAGACAAATACCAAACAATTCTTGACTATGGTATTTTTAAAAACATCATCTCTCGTTTACCGTGGATATTAGTGGGATTAATTGGAGGAATTTTCTCCGCACAAGTAATTGGATTTTTCGAACACACCTTATCGGCAAATGTGGTTCTTGCGATATTCATTCCTCTTGTCGTTTATATAGGCAATGCAGTGGGTGCTCAGACCCAAACTTTCCTTGTTCGTGATTTAGCTTTTAGTCCCAAACTGACAATCCTTCCGTATTTTGCAAAGCAACTCGTCTCCAGTACTTGTATTGGCCTAATATGCGGTACTTTAATTTGGTTGGTAATCGCTACATTTTGGAAATTGTCTTTTATTGGAATTGTGGTTGGTTTGGCATCATTTGTTGCCATTTCCGTATCGACAATTGTCGCGGTCTTAATTCCCTACCTTCTTTTCAAGCTAAACCAAGAACCCGCGTCAGGTAGTGGCCCGTTTGCTACTATTTTACAAGATCTTCTGAGTGTTTCGATTTACTTTGGCGTTGCGAGCGTTTTTCTTTAA
- a CDS encoding helix-turn-helix transcriptional regulator, whose protein sequence is MKNNIKVQRAMHAMTQEQLAKNIGVTRQTVNAIESNRYLPSLGLAFKIANLFKVKIEDIFLDDKK, encoded by the coding sequence ATGAAGAATAATATTAAAGTACAAAGAGCAATGCACGCTATGACTCAAGAGCAATTGGCTAAAAACATCGGAGTAACAAGACAAACTGTCAATGCCATTGAGAGCAATAGATACTTACCGTCTTTGGGATTAGCCTTCAAAATTGCAAACTTGTTTAAGGTTAAAATTGAAGATATTTTTCTTGATGACAAAAAATGA
- a CDS encoding HEAT repeat domain-containing protein: MSAIGVSVLVLFFVITCTWIGFDVKTTCQSAKEEYGGDCTEALSSLLDDENRGFKARNSAIWALGQLGDKKALPVLESYYTGVIPEREPLSDSISQYELKKAIKLASGGINITSLFWKYGIEN; the protein is encoded by the coding sequence ATGAGTGCAATCGGTGTTAGTGTACTTGTGCTATTTTTCGTTATTACGTGCACATGGATAGGCTTTGATGTAAAAACTACATGTCAAAGTGCAAAAGAAGAATATGGAGGTGATTGCACGGAAGCACTTTCCAGCTTATTGGATGATGAAAACAGAGGATTTAAAGCAAGAAATTCTGCGATTTGGGCGTTAGGTCAATTGGGAGATAAAAAGGCTTTGCCTGTCTTGGAGAGTTATTATACAGGTGTCATTCCCGAAAGAGAGCCGCTTAGTGACAGCATTAGCCAATATGAACTTAAAAAAGCAATAAAGCTCGCAAGCGGGGGAATTAATATCACTTCGCTTTTTTGGAAATACGGAATTGAAAACTAG
- a CDS encoding magnesium transporter: MRAYSHHHKNINHTGQIDDVFKLSLTKSLKHRLPWLFIGLLGGLLASKIVGGFEELLSTNIVLAGFIPLIVYMSDAVGTQMESYVIRDFAMHPKINFIKYFMKHLTTVTFVGLIVSLLLFLSTLILNHELTISMVLSISLFFSILSSVFTGLIMPRIFEKTNTDPANASGPIATIIQDILSITIYFFVASLIL; the protein is encoded by the coding sequence ATGCGTGCCTATTCTCACCATCACAAAAACATTAATCATACGGGTCAGATCGATGATGTTTTCAAACTATCACTGACAAAATCCCTCAAACACCGACTTCCGTGGCTATTTATTGGTTTACTTGGAGGACTTCTCGCTTCCAAAATTGTTGGAGGATTTGAAGAACTTCTCTCGACAAACATCGTTTTGGCGGGATTTATACCTTTGATTGTCTATATGAGCGATGCCGTGGGAACACAAATGGAATCGTATGTCATTCGCGATTTCGCCATGCATCCAAAGATAAATTTTATAAAATATTTCATGAAACATCTGACAACGGTCACCTTTGTTGGATTGATTGTCAGTTTACTTTTATTTCTCTCTACGCTGATACTTAATCACGAACTAACAATAAGCATGGTTTTATCAATCTCTTTATTTTTCTCAATTCTTTCTTCTGTTTTTACCGGTCTTATCATGCCGAGAATCTTTGAAAAAACAAATACGGATCCCGCTAACGCCAGTGGCCCAATTGCAACCATTATCCAGGACATCTTGAGTATCACGATTTATTTCTTTGTGGCGTCACTTATTTTGTAG
- a CDS encoding nucleoside triphosphate pyrophosphohydrolase: MRKFEFKKLVRDKIVEGIIAVGNKPNWKTLSDSEFVHELKKKIVEEALEVPRTNDPAEVVKELADIQEIIDNLLEALKISKEKFAEVQKKKNEDRGSFKKRQYIDTVETSDEVTKWVSYYLDNPDKYPEVKDVK; the protein is encoded by the coding sequence ATGAGAAAATTTGAATTCAAAAAACTGGTAAGAGACAAAATTGTAGAAGGCATTATCGCAGTGGGTAACAAACCAAACTGGAAAACCCTATCCGACTCAGAGTTTGTTCATGAGCTAAAGAAAAAGATTGTCGAGGAGGCTTTGGAAGTACCACGGACAAATGACCCAGCGGAAGTAGTTAAGGAATTGGCAGACATACAGGAAATAATTGACAACTTGTTGGAAGCGCTAAAGATTTCAAAAGAAAAATTTGCAGAAGTTCAGAAGAAAAAGAATGAAGACCGAGGTTCGTTCAAGAAAAGACAATATATTGACACAGTAGAAACTTCAGACGAAGTTACCAAGTGGGTTTCGTATTACCTTGATAATCCGGATAAATACCCTGAGGTCAAAGATGTCAAATAG
- a CDS encoding DUF1905 domain-containing protein produces MDTCTTKLYNIGLWTIARLPENISKKLPSRGMVMVEGRINGVYFQTPLEPDGKGSHWFRVDDVLLKKINAKAGDTIDLKLGPIDDWPDPKIPKDVDRIFNTLSIKQHWDSITPNAKWEWIRWIQSTGNKATREKRINLAIAKLAKGEKRPCCFNRNMCCVPGVSKSGVLMDSSS; encoded by the coding sequence ATGGACACTTGTACAACAAAACTATATAACATTGGTTTGTGGACAATTGCAAGATTACCTGAAAATATCAGCAAAAAGCTTCCGTCCCGAGGAATGGTGATGGTGGAAGGAAGGATTAATGGTGTGTATTTCCAGACACCGCTTGAACCGGACGGGAAAGGGAGTCACTGGTTTAGAGTAGATGATGTTTTACTTAAAAAAATTAATGCCAAAGCAGGCGATACGATTGATCTGAAACTTGGACCTATTGACGATTGGCCGGATCCCAAAATACCCAAAGATGTTGATAGGATATTTAATACCTTAAGTATTAAACAGCACTGGGACAGTATTACTCCAAATGCCAAATGGGAGTGGATACGTTGGATTCAGTCTACAGGTAACAAAGCGACTAGGGAAAAAAGAATTAATCTGGCGATTGCAAAACTAGCTAAAGGGGAAAAAAGACCATGCTGTTTTAATCGCAATATGTGTTGTGTACCCGGCGTGTCAAAAAGCGGTGTTCTTATGGATTCTAGTAGCTAA
- a CDS encoding ATP-binding protein, whose amino-acid sequence MLYILIGLPYSGKTTLTKELTKRFGFSGVSMDDIMDEKGYEVEEMTQDDWNIVYSEGYKELKKLLSEGKTVVLDLGNLKRSERETAKNIAKSLNVGSKLIYLNTPLNEIRARWERNEQTKERGQLEEVTLKRALGMFEAPSADENYITYNINMDLDEWVKENIEAN is encoded by the coding sequence ATGCTTTATATTTTGATAGGACTTCCTTACTCAGGAAAAACTACACTTACCAAAGAACTCACTAAACGGTTTGGTTTTAGTGGTGTTTCTATGGACGATATTATGGACGAAAAAGGTTACGAGGTTGAAGAAATGACACAGGACGACTGGAACATAGTTTACTCAGAAGGATATAAGGAGCTTAAAAAGTTATTGTCCGAAGGTAAGACTGTCGTATTAGACCTCGGCAATCTTAAAAGGAGTGAACGAGAAACTGCTAAAAATATAGCAAAAAGCTTAAATGTTGGGTCAAAACTTATATACCTAAATACACCACTAAACGAAATTAGGGCTAGGTGGGAAAGGAATGAACAAACCAAAGAACGAGGTCAACTTGAAGAAGTAACCCTTAAAAGAGCCTTAGGTATGTTTGAAGCTCCAAGTGCTGACGAAAATTACATTACCTACAATATCAATATGGACTTAGACGAGTGGGTTAAGGAGAATATAGAAGCTAACTAA
- a CDS encoding DUF2178 domain-containing protein has product MNLKTYTVLRRLITFTVGLIVAMATVRGSYLLALTGIVTGCIFLVIVRSKAGIKIDERDKLIREKAAQMAYAIFTPTLAIGTFLIMFPTLSDLSVFANGEFTYLESLGVIFAYLTLFLITVYAISYHFINRKFSGGNEE; this is encoded by the coding sequence ATGAATCTCAAAACATACACTGTATTGCGGAGGTTAATCACATTTACCGTTGGCTTGATTGTCGCAATGGCAACAGTTCGCGGCAGTTATTTATTGGCACTGACGGGGATTGTGACAGGATGTATTTTTCTAGTTATTGTACGGTCAAAAGCGGGAATAAAAATTGACGAACGGGATAAATTGATACGAGAAAAAGCCGCACAGATGGCATATGCGATTTTCACACCGACTTTGGCAATAGGTACATTCCTTATCATGTTTCCCACACTAAGTGATCTGTCCGTATTTGCCAATGGTGAATTTACTTATCTGGAGTCTCTTGGGGTAATATTTGCATATTTAACGCTATTTTTAATAACAGTGTATGCAATTTCATATCATTTTATAAACCGAAAGTTTTCGGGCGGCAATGAAGAATAA